Proteins encoded in a region of the Sulfurospirillum arsenophilum NBRC 109478 genome:
- a CDS encoding YbgC/FadM family acyl-CoA thioesterase, with protein MKTRIYYDDTDAGGVVYHANYLKFCERARSDLFYEHGRSPAVNGGHFVVCHLEADFIKSAKLGDLIEVKSEMIELKNASLILKQEVWRDKEKLFAMTSTLAYVKEGKPCKIDEETKAFFRGFFI; from the coding sequence ATGAAAACACGCATTTACTATGATGATACCGATGCGGGTGGTGTGGTTTACCATGCAAATTACCTTAAGTTTTGTGAGAGAGCAAGAAGCGATCTTTTTTATGAGCATGGTAGAAGCCCTGCTGTCAATGGTGGTCATTTTGTAGTGTGTCACCTTGAAGCAGACTTTATAAAGTCTGCAAAATTAGGTGATCTTATAGAGGTCAAAAGCGAGATGATAGAACTTAAAAATGCTTCGCTTATTTTAAAACAAGAAGTTTGGAGAGATAAAGAAAAACTCTTTGCGATGACTTCCACTCTTGCGTATGTTAAAGAGGGAAAGCCATGCAAAATAGATGAAGAAACCAAAGCCTTTTTCAGAGGCTTTTTCATTTAA
- a CDS encoding ABC transporter ATP-binding protein: METIEEMKKPYLQLEGINKVFKLPNGGEYVALKEINLDIYKNEVVAIIGHSGCGKSTILNIVAGLQDQSSGNMILDKKEITGPGPDRGVVFQNHSLLPWLTVFQNVEMAVKKVMPDLTKKEREERVNTFLEYVNLTHAAQKYPGEISGGMKQRVGIARALSIRPKVLLMDEPFGALDSLTRANLQEHLGRIQQSLENTVIIITHDVDEAVLLSDRIIMMTNGPAATIGEIVEVNLPKPRNRLALQDNPEYIRCKEAVLAFLYQKYSKEEVE; this comes from the coding sequence ATGGAAACGATAGAAGAGATGAAAAAGCCTTATTTGCAACTAGAGGGCATTAACAAGGTCTTTAAATTGCCCAATGGCGGAGAGTATGTTGCACTTAAAGAGATCAATCTTGATATTTACAAAAACGAAGTTGTAGCCATCATTGGGCATTCTGGTTGTGGAAAATCAACGATTTTAAATATTGTTGCGGGGCTACAAGATCAAAGCAGTGGTAATATGATTCTGGATAAAAAAGAGATTACAGGACCTGGGCCTGATCGTGGTGTTGTCTTTCAAAACCATTCGTTATTACCGTGGCTCACAGTGTTTCAAAATGTTGAAATGGCGGTTAAAAAAGTAATGCCTGATTTGACTAAAAAAGAGCGAGAAGAGCGTGTCAATACCTTTTTAGAGTATGTCAATCTGACCCATGCGGCGCAAAAATATCCCGGAGAAATTAGCGGGGGTATGAAACAGCGTGTTGGTATCGCTAGGGCGCTTTCGATTAGACCGAAGGTATTGCTGATGGATGAACCTTTTGGCGCTCTTGATTCACTCACCAGAGCTAATTTACAAGAGCATTTAGGGCGTATTCAGCAAAGTCTTGAAAATACTGTTATTATCATTACTCATGATGTGGATGAAGCTGTTTTGCTCAGTGATCGCATTATTATGATGACCAATGGACCTGCCGCAACGATAGGTGAAATCGTAGAGGTTAATTTACCCAAGCCTCGCAACCGTTTGGCTTTGCAAGATAATCCCGAATACATCCGTTGTAAAGAGGCCGTACTCGCATTCCTTTACCAAAAATATTCAAAAGAAGAAGTTGAATAA
- the ntrB gene encoding nitrate ABC transporter permease: MKKLSKRKGEELFLKLFLPLVFLGILLLVWSLLCKSVPSFPTPSGTFANFVEKLSDPFYINSENDKGIFWQLQNSLFRVFAGFSLAVIVGVPVGIMVGMSKYVYWMLNPFIQIFKPVSPLAWLPLALLVFKEINATAVLVLFITSIWPIIANTALGVKSVNEDYLNVAKVLSFNPLEKVFKIILPVAIPYIFTGMRLSLGIGWLVIVAAEMLTGGIGIGFWIWDEYNNLNYTSIVVGILIVGIVGFVLDLMMGWLANRFDYRTYGA; encoded by the coding sequence ATGAAAAAACTTTCAAAACGAAAAGGAGAAGAGCTTTTTTTGAAGCTCTTTTTACCTTTGGTCTTTTTAGGCATTTTGCTGTTAGTGTGGAGTTTGTTGTGTAAGAGTGTGCCAAGTTTTCCAACACCCTCTGGAACATTTGCGAACTTTGTTGAGAAGCTGTCTGACCCTTTTTACATCAACAGTGAGAATGACAAAGGTATTTTTTGGCAGCTCCAAAACTCTTTGTTTCGTGTGTTTGCAGGATTTTCTTTAGCGGTTATCGTCGGTGTACCTGTTGGAATAATGGTTGGTATGAGTAAATATGTCTATTGGATGCTTAATCCATTTATTCAAATTTTTAAACCCGTTTCGCCTTTAGCATGGTTACCACTAGCCCTTTTGGTTTTTAAAGAGATCAATGCAACTGCTGTTCTTGTGCTCTTCATTACCTCAATTTGGCCTATCATTGCTAACACAGCATTAGGTGTTAAAAGTGTCAATGAAGATTATCTCAATGTGGCAAAGGTTCTTAGTTTTAACCCTTTAGAGAAGGTTTTTAAGATTATTTTACCCGTTGCAATTCCTTATATTTTTACAGGTATGCGCCTTTCTCTTGGTATTGGATGGTTGGTTATCGTGGCAGCTGAGATGTTAACAGGTGGTATTGGTATCGGTTTTTGGATTTGGGATGAGTATAACAATCTTAACTATACAAGCATTGTTGTGGGTATTTTGATTGTTGGTATTGTGGGATTTGTGCTCGATCTTATGATGGGATGGCTTGCAAATCGGTTTGATTATAGAACATACGGTGCATAA
- a CDS encoding CmpA/NrtA family ABC transporter substrate-binding protein has protein sequence MKQGFNVTKITLMTCLGYSLALAAPEKTDLKIGFIALTDCAPIVIAKEKGFFEKHGLKVQVLKEGGGWAGIQQKSISGEYDAVHALAGMPLASTIGINGETPMVALMSLDFNGNAITISNKMVALMEQEGLDPKKRPVDASSLKKVIEKKKAKEGAGFKPFEFGIVYPVSTHNYEIRYWMASSGIDPDTDVTLKVFPPPQMVANMQAGNIDGYVVGEPWNERAVMEKMGSALITNYDIWNNKPEKVLQTTEAFTAKYPETTQAMIKAVIEASRWLDESWENRQEAAKILSKKEYVNAPYDVLEKSMTGTFQYLKDYKSEENPMFNVFSNNYASYPFRSHGMWFITQMYRWGQIDKPINIKEVSERVYRSDLFEKAAKELNYKLPPSAYKIEGIDQYNKFIDGKVFDPNKVIEYIYGFDVKHTKVSKEELAKVNAWSVTTAQPGYLCTSGKPGCAK, from the coding sequence ATGAAACAGGGGTTTAATGTCACAAAAATAACACTCATGACGTGTTTAGGTTACAGTTTGGCACTCGCTGCACCAGAAAAGACCGATCTCAAAATAGGCTTTATTGCCTTAACGGACTGTGCTCCCATCGTCATTGCAAAAGAGAAGGGCTTTTTTGAAAAGCATGGCTTAAAAGTCCAAGTCCTCAAAGAGGGTGGTGGTTGGGCTGGCATTCAGCAAAAGAGCATCAGTGGAGAGTATGATGCTGTTCATGCACTTGCGGGCATGCCTTTGGCTTCAACCATAGGGATCAATGGCGAAACACCGATGGTTGCCTTAATGTCTTTGGACTTTAACGGCAATGCGATTACCATCAGCAATAAAATGGTTGCGTTGATGGAGCAAGAGGGGTTAGACCCTAAAAAACGCCCCGTTGATGCCAGTTCGCTTAAAAAAGTGATTGAGAAGAAAAAAGCAAAAGAGGGTGCAGGGTTTAAACCTTTTGAATTTGGCATCGTCTATCCCGTTTCCACCCACAACTATGAGATTCGCTACTGGATGGCATCCAGTGGCATTGATCCCGATACCGATGTGACACTCAAAGTCTTCCCACCACCACAAATGGTTGCCAATATGCAAGCAGGAAACATCGATGGTTATGTTGTAGGTGAGCCTTGGAATGAGCGTGCGGTTATGGAGAAGATGGGCAGTGCGTTGATTACCAACTATGACATTTGGAACAATAAGCCTGAAAAAGTACTCCAAACCACCGAAGCATTCACTGCAAAGTACCCTGAGACAACCCAAGCGATGATTAAAGCGGTGATTGAAGCATCCCGTTGGTTGGATGAGTCATGGGAAAACAGACAAGAGGCGGCAAAAATTCTCTCTAAAAAAGAGTATGTCAATGCTCCCTATGATGTTCTTGAAAAGTCTATGACAGGAACGTTTCAGTACCTAAAAGACTATAAGTCTGAAGAGAACCCGATGTTTAATGTTTTCTCCAACAACTATGCTAGCTACCCTTTTAGAAGTCATGGTATGTGGTTTATAACGCAGATGTACCGTTGGGGACAGATCGATAAACCTATCAATATCAAAGAGGTTTCTGAGAGAGTTTACCGAAGCGATCTTTTTGAAAAAGCAGCCAAAGAACTTAACTATAAACTGCCACCAAGTGCTTATAAAATTGAGGGTATTGATCAATACAATAAATTTATTGATGGCAAAGTATTTGACCCCAATAAAGTCATAGAGTATATCTATGGATTTGATGTCAAACATACTAAGGTCAGCAAAGAAGAGTTAGCCAAAGTCAATGCATGGAGTGTGACGACTGCGCAACCGGGTTACTTATGTACCTCTGGCAAGCCAGGCTGTGCCAAATAA
- a CDS encoding molybdopterin oxidoreductase family protein — MKIKSVCGYCGVGCGIEFDETRLIGDVGYPINEGALCAKGVSELQSIQTSSRLLRPYVRTTINDDFKEIDWEIALGILANKIKNTAPNKLAFYLSGQLMSEDYYVANKLAKGFLGCSNVDTNSRTCMASAVVGHKKAYGVDYVPVTSDDVEDANLLMLIGANPAEAHVVFFNKVKKLLKNGLKLVVIDPRKTMTAEHATLFLQIKPGTDIDLLNAIAKRLISDDMMIDHLFLQAHVEGFKTLKAHLAKMASTKLLKRCGVSKEEFETLMALIYENPNFITAWTMGINQSIQGVDKNLAIHNLHLITGKINKKGCGPFSLTGQPNAMGGREVGGLSTMLAVHLGFDEASIASVQDFWGAPLMATTEGLTAMEIFEQAERGEIETLIICHTDPIYHLPNRHRIEKAIQKIPFVVEINAYRDSETSSYAHLRLPASPWGEKEGTQTNMERLITKQEVLTRRSIDALPDWQIFTKLAQRLGFKEAFAYESAKDVFNEYKAMTKLSYKKHLNIYECDYDSLREKPFRWGEKLFETNTFLTPNQKAHLFCVENQKLSEAPTKAFPFVLLTGRTRDQWHSGTKTGFVPSLLKHKPLEFVEISEEDAKAYRIKSDDLIEIASLRGKIVAKAIVTSHIAQGCVFLPVTHRGINYLTNDLYDPLSKEPDYNHACVKITRIALRS; from the coding sequence ATGAAAATTAAATCAGTATGTGGGTATTGTGGGGTTGGTTGCGGAATAGAATTTGACGAAACACGGCTCATTGGCGATGTGGGGTATCCTATTAATGAGGGAGCTTTGTGCGCTAAAGGCGTTTCTGAATTGCAATCCATCCAAACCTCATCTAGGCTTTTAAGACCTTACGTGCGCACGACCATAAATGATGATTTCAAAGAGATTGATTGGGAGATAGCTTTAGGAATTCTTGCCAATAAAATTAAAAACACTGCCCCCAATAAATTGGCGTTTTATCTCTCAGGTCAACTAATGAGCGAAGACTACTATGTTGCCAATAAACTGGCAAAAGGATTTTTAGGCTGCTCTAACGTCGATACCAACTCACGAACCTGTATGGCAAGTGCGGTGGTTGGGCATAAAAAGGCGTATGGGGTTGATTATGTACCGGTCACCAGTGATGATGTGGAAGATGCCAATCTGCTGATGCTTATCGGTGCAAATCCAGCCGAAGCGCATGTCGTTTTTTTCAATAAAGTCAAAAAACTTCTAAAAAATGGACTCAAACTTGTTGTGATTGATCCAAGAAAAACGATGACAGCAGAACATGCGACCTTGTTTCTTCAGATCAAGCCAGGCACAGACATCGATCTTCTTAATGCCATTGCAAAACGCCTTATCAGCGATGATATGATGATTGACCATCTCTTTTTACAAGCCCATGTGGAGGGTTTTAAAACGCTCAAAGCGCACCTTGCCAAGATGGCGAGTACAAAACTGCTTAAGCGATGTGGCGTGAGTAAAGAAGAGTTTGAGACACTCATGGCACTCATCTATGAAAATCCCAACTTCATCACCGCATGGACAATGGGCATCAACCAAAGCATCCAAGGGGTTGATAAAAACCTTGCCATTCACAACCTGCACCTCATTACGGGAAAAATCAATAAAAAAGGGTGTGGTCCATTCTCCTTAACAGGACAACCCAATGCCATGGGTGGGCGAGAAGTGGGAGGTCTTTCAACGATGCTTGCCGTACATCTGGGGTTTGATGAAGCATCCATCGCCAGCGTGCAAGACTTTTGGGGTGCACCTTTGATGGCAACAACCGAGGGGTTAACCGCTATGGAGATCTTTGAACAAGCAGAACGTGGTGAAATTGAAACCCTCATTATTTGCCATACCGATCCTATCTATCATCTTCCAAATCGTCACCGTATTGAAAAAGCCATTCAAAAAATCCCTTTTGTTGTGGAGATCAATGCGTACCGCGATAGTGAAACCAGTAGCTATGCCCACTTACGCCTTCCTGCCTCACCGTGGGGAGAGAAAGAGGGAACCCAAACCAATATGGAACGCCTCATCACCAAACAAGAGGTGCTAACCAGACGCTCTATTGATGCATTGCCTGATTGGCAAATCTTTACAAAATTAGCGCAACGCTTAGGCTTTAAAGAGGCTTTTGCGTATGAAAGTGCCAAAGATGTTTTTAATGAGTACAAAGCAATGACAAAACTCTCCTATAAAAAACACTTGAATATCTACGAATGTGACTACGATAGCCTTCGTGAAAAGCCGTTTCGTTGGGGAGAAAAACTGTTTGAAACCAATACGTTTTTAACACCCAATCAAAAAGCACATCTGTTTTGTGTTGAAAATCAAAAACTCAGTGAAGCGCCAACCAAAGCGTTTCCATTTGTCTTACTCACCGGTCGCACCAGAGATCAATGGCACAGTGGAACCAAAACTGGCTTTGTGCCCTCGTTACTCAAACATAAACCGTTGGAATTTGTTGAAATCAGCGAAGAAGACGCAAAGGCGTATCGCATAAAGAGCGATGATCTCATCGAAATTGCATCCTTACGGGGAAAAATTGTCGCAAAAGCCATTGTCACTTCACATATAGCGCAAGGCTGCGTGTTTCTGCCCGTCACACACCGTGGCATCAACTACCTCACCAACGATCTTTATGACCCGCTCTCCAAAGAGCCTGATTACAACCATGCATGCGTCAAAATCACACGCATAGCCCTTCGATCTTAA
- a CDS encoding thioredoxin family protein, translated as MYTLLRLLFVAFMSMTMLHASFLEEESARAIKEKKLILVNVVTENCPYCKQMQKEIFNNATYRKQIDQKFVFVSIDLYDPALPADLRTKYTPANAILSPTRHSIIEGYTGYMDPASFMSVLENAYKAEFK; from the coding sequence ATGTACACGCTTCTGCGACTTCTTTTTGTAGCATTTATGAGCATGACGATGCTTCACGCCAGCTTTTTAGAAGAAGAGAGTGCGAGAGCCATTAAAGAGAAAAAGCTCATTCTTGTCAACGTTGTAACGGAAAATTGCCCTTACTGTAAGCAAATGCAAAAAGAGATATTTAACAACGCAACGTATCGAAAGCAAATAGACCAAAAATTTGTTTTCGTCTCAATCGATCTTTATGATCCTGCCTTGCCAGCAGATTTGCGTACCAAATATACCCCAGCGAACGCCATTCTCTCACCAACGCGCCATAGCATCATCGAAGGGTACACAGGCTACATGGACCCTGCCTCTTTTATGAGTGTTTTGGAAAATGCATACAAAGCAGAGTTTAAATAA
- a CDS encoding DUF6172 family protein — MKKIFLIQEENKNSDRLVESIKHEIRKYLKRERAKKTPEGFHYWDFDCKFGQTSETAHVIHHADFTAEIDKAHAEKWSECYVEIIAKPAKKPVASAKVEETK, encoded by the coding sequence TTGAAAAAAATATTTCTCATTCAAGAAGAAAACAAAAACAGTGACCGACTTGTAGAGTCCATCAAACATGAAATCCGAAAATACCTCAAACGTGAACGTGCTAAAAAAACACCTGAAGGCTTTCACTACTGGGACTTTGACTGCAAATTCGGACAAACCAGCGAAACAGCACACGTCATCCACCACGCTGACTTCACAGCAGAAATCGACAAAGCGCACGCTGAAAAATGGAGCGAGTGTTATGTTGAGATCATCGCAAAGCCCGCTAAAAAACCTGTTGCTTCTGCTAAAGTAGAAGAGACAAAATAA
- a CDS encoding methyltransferase family protein, with the protein MKSKNYSYILVSLQFIFIAILLVEHGLHIPTTIFALLIFILGCGFGLYTVKHNPLGNFNITPEIKENASLITTGAYRYIRHPMYFSVLVMMLGIVLSKPTILSLFIYVLLVVTLFLKAQKEEMLWMVQSNEYKSYMQQTKRIIPFVL; encoded by the coding sequence ATGAAGAGCAAAAACTACTCCTACATCTTAGTATCGTTACAATTCATCTTCATCGCAATCTTACTTGTAGAACATGGCTTGCACATACCAACAACCATCTTTGCTTTACTCATCTTCATTCTAGGCTGTGGCTTTGGACTCTATACGGTGAAACACAATCCACTTGGCAACTTTAACATCACGCCCGAAATCAAAGAAAATGCCTCACTCATCACCACTGGAGCGTACCGATACATCAGGCATCCTATGTATTTTTCAGTGCTTGTGATGATGCTTGGGATTGTGTTGTCTAAGCCTACAATTCTCAGTCTTTTTATCTACGTGCTTTTAGTTGTAACACTGTTTTTGAAAGCTCAAAAAGAAGAGATGCTGTGGATGGTGCAGTCTAACGAGTACAAAAGCTATATGCAACAAACGAAAAGAATTATTCCGTTTGTTTTGTAA
- a CDS encoding RipA family octameric membrane protein, with amino-acid sequence MKLFVIHRFQERDLAKRKLKNLAKELSIELSLIFLDSSYNEEWKEKAINAIAEAEAVLVFNPQACNESKNAKWEIEKARESNKEIINFDNNQTDPASILKLKSLYDLKEEFEKCFVNNSDQNFDLYKLMIDSSDKLIERRQKTSAFFITVIGSLLAIAGLLVKTDTLSNASWLLYGFSLVGLLLCNSWGNLIDNYGKLNKAKFDVILRLEKELSSQIYLAEWVSLGKGLRPKKYKSFTATEKHVPLLFAILIGILTLITLFMKHM; translated from the coding sequence ATGAAATTATTTGTAATTCATAGGTTTCAAGAGAGAGACCTTGCAAAAAGAAAACTAAAAAATCTTGCAAAAGAACTATCTATAGAGTTATCGTTAATTTTTTTAGATAGTTCGTATAATGAAGAATGGAAAGAAAAAGCTATTAATGCAATTGCTGAAGCAGAAGCTGTGCTTGTTTTCAATCCTCAAGCATGCAATGAATCAAAGAATGCTAAATGGGAAATTGAAAAAGCACGTGAGTCAAATAAAGAAATAATTAATTTTGATAATAATCAAACTGACCCAGCTTCAATTTTAAAATTAAAGTCATTATATGATTTAAAAGAAGAATTTGAAAAGTGTTTTGTTAATAACAGTGACCAAAATTTTGATTTATACAAGTTAATGATAGATTCATCAGACAAATTAATTGAAAGAAGACAAAAAACAAGTGCGTTTTTTATTACTGTAATTGGTAGTTTACTTGCGATTGCTGGACTCTTGGTAAAAACAGATACTCTCTCTAATGCAAGTTGGTTATTATATGGTTTCTCACTAGTTGGGTTGCTTTTATGTAATTCATGGGGAAATCTTATTGATAATTATGGAAAACTAAACAAAGCAAAATTTGATGTAATTCTTCGGTTAGAAAAAGAGCTTTCATCACAAATATATTTAGCTGAATGGGTGTCTTTAGGAAAAGGATTGCGTCCTAAAAAATATAAATCATTTACTGCAACAGAAAAACATGTACCATTGTTGTTTGCAATATTAATAGGAATATTAACATTAATTACACTTTTTATGAAACATATGTAA
- a CDS encoding TIR domain-containing protein yields MVIKKRVFISFDVDHDEGTKHMLAGQAKLPDSPFDFKDNSVKEHLTGDWKEKVKLRMNNIDVVIILCGTTTHTASGVAAELLIAKEKGKPYFLLAAYSDRTCTKPTSASSTDSIYTWTWENLKKLINGAR; encoded by the coding sequence ATGGTAATCAAAAAAAGAGTATTTATTAGTTTTGATGTTGATCATGACGAAGGAACAAAACACATGCTTGCTGGTCAAGCAAAATTACCTGATAGTCCATTTGATTTTAAAGATAATTCAGTAAAAGAACATTTAACTGGTGATTGGAAAGAAAAAGTAAAACTTCGTATGAACAATATTGATGTTGTTATAATTCTTTGTGGTACAACAACACATACAGCATCAGGCGTTGCAGCAGAATTATTAATTGCAAAAGAGAAAGGAAAACCTTACTTTTTATTAGCTGCATATTCTGATAGGACATGTACAAAACCTACATCAGCAAGTTCAACGGATAGTATTTATACTTGGACTTGGGAAAACTTGAAAAAACTTATAAATGGTGCACGATAA
- a CDS encoding 3'-5' exonuclease, whose protein sequence is MKIIVLDTETTGMMEKDRICQLSYLVLNEEFEIEEIHNDLCMPPLPIAFEAMAIHHITPEMLEGEPSCVQTKAYKRLCELNIPSNIIVIQNAAFDLGMLSKEGFTSQMNLIDTFRILRAYYPLDGSSFSLQYKRYQWGLYREEEALAKKLGITINAHDALGDVIVLKHLFERLCEEHSMPKMILLCSEPIVLSHIPYGKNKGKKFADVARTDRQDLHYMQNANGLDADVKASILHALEATKENVTLTIGFGKYAGKTPEEVLEIDRNYLLWMVNKMDNLNAELKEAIEKVLVSYP, encoded by the coding sequence ATGAAAATTATTGTTTTAGATACCGAAACCACAGGTATGATGGAAAAAGACCGCATCTGTCAGCTGAGTTACTTAGTTTTAAACGAAGAGTTTGAGATTGAGGAGATTCATAACGACCTTTGTATGCCACCACTTCCTATCGCATTCGAGGCAATGGCGATTCACCACATTACCCCTGAAATGCTTGAGGGTGAGCCCTCATGTGTGCAGACAAAAGCCTATAAAAGACTGTGTGAACTCAACATACCGAGCAACATCATTGTCATTCAAAATGCCGCGTTTGATCTTGGAATGCTCTCAAAAGAGGGCTTTACCTCTCAGATGAATCTCATCGACACCTTTCGCATTTTACGTGCTTACTATCCGCTCGATGGCTCATCCTTTAGCTTGCAGTACAAACGCTATCAATGGGGACTCTACCGTGAAGAAGAGGCTCTTGCCAAAAAGCTTGGCATCACCATCAACGCGCATGACGCACTTGGCGATGTTATCGTTCTAAAACACCTCTTTGAACGACTTTGCGAAGAACACTCTATGCCAAAGATGATACTCCTCTGTTCCGAGCCTATAGTGCTAAGCCACATTCCTTACGGTAAAAACAAAGGTAAAAAATTCGCCGATGTCGCACGCACGGATCGCCAAGACCTTCACTACATGCAAAATGCCAACGGACTAGACGCTGATGTCAAAGCTTCCATACTCCACGCCCTCGAAGCCACCAAAGAGAACGTCACTCTAACCATCGGCTTTGGCAAATATGCTGGCAAAACACCCGAGGAAGTTTTAGAGATAGATAGAAACTATCTTTTATGGATGGTCAATAAGATGGATAACCTCAATGCAGAGCTTAAAGAGGCGATAGAGAAGGTTTTGGTTTCGTATCCATAA